The Patescibacteria group bacterium genome contains the following window.
GGTTTTTGCAAAACATCTTCCAACCTTAAAAGCACGGTCTCGGGGACAATTTTTTTTAGCAACGGATTTCTAAAGTTTGAAACGGACAATTTTTTCTCTAGTACAAATCCGTTTTTCTCCAAAACTTCTTTTACATACGCGGGGTGCAAAAGGATGAATGTTCCAACCTTGTAAGGTTTTTGCGAAAAAAATCCAAAATTTAGACGCGCGGAATTTTTAAGTATATTTAAAAAGTGTATTTTGTTGGCAAATTCAAGAATAAAGACACCATCCTTTTTTATTATTTTTGACACGGACGCTATGGCGCTATTCAAATCCTCCAAATGATGGGCAACGCGAACCATCAAAACACAATCGTACTCAATTAGGGATAGACCCAATTTGGGTCTATCCCTAATTGGTATCTTACCAATCCTAAAGAAAACCTTATCTATAGTAGACTTGTTGATATTATCTCTAGCCTGTTCTAAGAGTTTCTTGGACGGCTCAAACAATATTACCTCCTTAAACCTGCTCTCATAAACAGGAAAAAGCCTGCCAAATCCCGCGCCTATATCTATAATACTATTTCCCTTTTTTGGAAGAAGTTTTTTTAAAGCGATAACTTCGCAGTTATGCTCATAAGAGCGCTTCTTCCAATAAAATTTATAATCATAATTTTTATCGTTATAATTCACACTCATTCAAATAAATAGGGATAGACCCTAGTTGGGTCTATCCCTAATTGCAGAAAATACCTTCTTTCGGTTTGTCTTCTAAATCTTTAAGATAAGATTCTATTTCAGAGTAGTCGGTGGCGTCTAATAAACGGGGGTGTAATACAAGCCATACAGGTCCTTTTTTCTCTAGATAGTTAATAAAAGAACTATATTTGTAATCCTTGGCTTTTTTTGATAATTTTGCCTTTATAGGGTTTAGGTGAATATAGCGTGAAACATATATGAATTGTTCGTCCGTAACCAAAGGAACTGCTCTGTAACCTCCTTGGAGAAGAGCGCCCTGCCTACCATATTTCGTGTTAAAATAGCCGGAATACAATGTTAATACTCTTTTCATAAAACCAGACATTCCATCTCTTTGGATATTTTTCACTAAAAGATGAAAGTGGTTTGGCATCAAACAGTAACCATAAAGTTCCACCTCCCCAGCCACGCTGTTTGCTAGTATGTTCCTTTTACGCCCATTTATAATATGCTCCTCTGTAAAACCAGGAGTTAAGTATTTTTTAAGAAGATAACAAAAAAATACATAATCACTGTGTTCAGAATATAAACTATTCTCATATAAACTGCGACCATACACATGATAATAACTATCTTGTTGTGGCCTGTACACTTTGTTTTTATAGGGCATTTTACTTCCCAATTAGGGATAGACCCAAATTGGGTCTATCCCTAATTGAATAATACTTTCATTAATACCAACTATCTGATAAAATTGCAACTATGAATCTAGGCGCGTTGGCGAAGTGGTAACGCAGGTGTCTGCAAAACATCTATGCGTCGGTTCAATTCCGACACGCGCCTCTATATTTTCGGGCGATTGGTTCCCGCCTGCCATAGCGCGCGAGTAGTTCATTGGTAGAACGCTGTCCTGATAAGACAGAAGTGGATGGTTCGATTCCATCCTCGCGCACAATGGATATAAACAATACTTTAATTAAAAACCTTATAAGTCTAAACCTACCGTCTAGAGATTATGCTGTTTTTGGGAGTGGTCCAATGTTTGCCGCAGGAATAAAGGAACTAGGCCACGACATTGACTTAATTGCACGGGGCAAAGCATGGTCAATAGCAGAGAAGTTAAGTGTTCCTAAAGTAACAATTTCGGGTAACGGCAAAGTTGTTACACTATTTGATGAACGAATAGAAATATTTGACAACTGGACTCCCGGCAGTTGGGACATACACCAATTAATTGATCAAGCAGATATTATAGATGGAATAAAATTCGTTAAGTTAAGCGAAGTACTAAAATGGAAAAAAATATGGCATAGAGAAAAAGATATCGCTCACATAAAACTGATTGAACAGTATCTCGAGAAAATTAAAAATTAAGCATCAGGATATTCGGTTTTAGGATTAAGAGTATCCCTATTACTGCTAAAAGAATCCCGCCTGCAAAACTTGATATCCTCGCGTATTTGCTTTGAATTCCCACCGCTTCTAAAGTTACCATCGCCACCGAAAAAACAATAATATCATCCAGCAT
Protein-coding sequences here:
- a CDS encoding class I SAM-dependent methyltransferase translates to MNYNDKNYDYKFYWKKRSYEHNCEVIALKKLLPKKGNSIIDIGAGFGRLFPVYESRFKEVILFEPSKKLLEQARDNINKSTIDKVFFRIGKIPIRDRPKLGLSLIEYDCVLMVRVAHHLEDLNSAIASVSKIIKKDGVFILEFANKIHFLNILKNSARLNFGFFSQKPYKVGTFILLHPAYVKEVLEKNGFVLEKKLSVSNFRNPLLKKIVPETVLLRLEDVLQKP
- a CDS encoding transposase yields the protein MPYKNKVYRPQQDSYYHVYGRSLYENSLYSEHSDYVFFCYLLKKYLTPGFTEEHIINGRKRNILANSVAGEVELYGYCLMPNHFHLLVKNIQRDGMSGFMKRVLTLYSGYFNTKYGRQGALLQGGYRAVPLVTDEQFIYVSRYIHLNPIKAKLSKKAKDYKYSSFINYLEKKGPVWLVLHPRLLDATDYSEIESYLKDLEDKPKEGIFCN